From Candidatus Poribacteria bacterium, the proteins below share one genomic window:
- a CDS encoding type II toxin-antitoxin system HicB family antitoxin, with amino-acid sequence MQVILTSDEAGGYVAECPAIPGCISQGATEQAAIENIQEAIAECIAFRREMGLRPYETYLMVKVIV; translated from the coding sequence CTGCAGGTCATACTGACTTCCGACGAAGCCGGCGGCTACGTGGCAGAATGCCCGGCGATCCCCGGCTGCATCTCGCAAGGAGCCACAGAACAGGCTGCCATCGAGAACATCCAGGAAGCGATCGCCGAATGCATCGCCTTCCGGCGGGAGATGGGCTTGCGACCGTATGAGACCTATCTCATGGTCAAAGTGATTGTGTAG
- a CDS encoding dienelactone hydrolase family protein — MRRIALLVLVTALGCQSAQDAPALEKDVDEKQTAQDQKPDEVDQRLNNSPRHSEWVEIQQGDRSVASFVAYPEAPDKRLALILIHENRGMADWLRAFADQVAEAGYVAIVPDLLSGMGPGGGNTDSFADTAAATRAIGALPPDQVTADLKAVAAYIAKQPASSGKVAVAGFCWGGSQTFRFATNHADLVAACVFYGSGPTDPADIARIKAPVYGFYGGNDQRINGTIPQSEELMKAAGKFYEPVIYDGAGHAFMRQAAETDDLADPNKQAGIASWERLQAILAKHSK; from the coding sequence ATGCGGCGAATCGCTCTCCTAGTGCTCGTTACCGCCCTCGGCTGCCAGAGCGCGCAGGATGCCCCGGCATTGGAGAAGGACGTGGACGAGAAGCAGACGGCGCAGGACCAGAAGCCCGACGAAGTCGATCAACGCCTCAACAACTCGCCCCGACACAGCGAATGGGTCGAAATCCAGCAGGGCGACCGCTCCGTCGCCTCGTTCGTCGCGTACCCCGAAGCGCCGGACAAGCGGCTCGCGCTCATCCTGATCCACGAGAACCGTGGCATGGCGGACTGGCTGCGCGCCTTTGCCGACCAGGTCGCCGAGGCGGGCTACGTCGCCATCGTCCCGGACCTGCTCTCCGGCATGGGACCCGGCGGCGGCAACACGGATTCCTTCGCGGACACGGCGGCGGCGACCCGCGCTATCGGGGCGCTCCCGCCCGACCAGGTGACCGCCGATCTGAAAGCCGTCGCCGCGTACATCGCCAAGCAGCCCGCGTCGAGCGGGAAGGTCGCCGTCGCCGGCTTCTGCTGGGGCGGCAGCCAGACGTTCCGGTTCGCGACGAACCACGCCGACCTCGTCGCCGCGTGCGTCTTCTACGGCAGCGGGCCCACCGATCCGGCGGACATCGCCCGCATCAAGGCTCCCGTCTACGGCTTCTACGGCGGCAACGACCAGCGCATCAACGGAACCATCCCGCAGAGCGAAGAGCTGATGAAAGCCGCCGGCAAGTTCTACGAGCCGGTCATCTACGACGGCGCGGGACATGCCTTCATGCGCCAGGCGGCGGAGACGGACGACCTGGCGGACCCCAACAAGCAGGCGGGCATCGCGTCCTGGGAGCGGCTCCAGGCGATCCTGGCGAAGCACAGCAAGTAG
- a CDS encoding DUF433 domain-containing protein — MEEAREILGTDHFARQRFFTDGRGVFLAVKESAKADEGEAMMKLLSGGQWVIPDVIKALADEIEFDSSTDLAQRWYPPDADRRVVVDPAVSFGSPSVAGTGITTANVYDLYVAEGRKIGPVRRWFGLETDCIEAAICFEERMAA, encoded by the coding sequence TTGGAGGAGGCAAGGGAGATACTCGGTACGGATCACTTCGCGCGGCAGCGCTTTTTCACGGATGGTAGAGGGGTCTTCCTCGCCGTTAAGGAGTCAGCGAAGGCAGACGAAGGCGAGGCGATGATGAAGCTTCTCTCTGGCGGGCAGTGGGTCATTCCAGACGTCATCAAGGCGCTTGCTGACGAGATCGAGTTCGACAGCTCCACCGATCTGGCGCAGCGCTGGTATCCACCGGACGCGGATCGACGCGTGGTCGTTGACCCAGCGGTCTCGTTCGGTAGCCCATCCGTCGCCGGAACCGGCATAACGACTGCGAATGTGTACGATCTGTATGTCGCAGAGGGACGCAAGATCGGGCCAGTTCGCAGGTGGTTTGGTCTGGAGACGGACTGCATTGAGGCAGCGATCTGCTTTGAGGAACGGATGGCTGCATGA
- a CDS encoding DUF2335 domain-containing protein: MSAQRRKKRTSRRSSRTGSASVQTHKPPMANSSGRSKPKPANGNSASSGTSQMVAIQRTQSYSGPFPPPGLLETCERHHPGSTRIFVEQYEKQSDHRMAIERKVVDANVRNERWGLTVASILAVLVWPGIAAYMISLGYVGASLGVLAAEFGALVAMFLNRARKQRRDTQRKADVETPTIRESTER, encoded by the coding sequence ATGTCAGCGCAACGCCGGAAGAAGCGGACAAGCAGGCGTTCCTCGCGGACTGGAAGTGCCTCAGTTCAGACGCACAAGCCGCCTATGGCGAACTCGTCAGGCAGATCGAAACCCAAACCGGCGAACGGCAATTCGGCTAGCTCCGGCACGTCCCAGATGGTCGCGATTCAGCGCACCCAGTCCTATTCTGGGCCGTTCCCGCCTCCTGGCCTGCTTGAGACTTGCGAACGTCACCATCCTGGGTCGACGCGCATCTTCGTTGAGCAGTATGAGAAACAGTCCGATCACCGAATGGCGATCGAGCGGAAAGTGGTCGACGCGAACGTTCGCAATGAACGGTGGGGCTTGACTGTCGCTTCGATACTTGCGGTGCTGGTGTGGCCCGGCATTGCCGCATATATGATTTCCCTTGGGTATGTCGGCGCTTCATTGGGCGTTCTTGCGGCGGAGTTCGGAGCGTTAGTCGCTATGTTCCTGAACCGGGCGCGGAAACAGCGCCGAGATACTCAACGCAAAGCCGACGTTGAGACTCCGACAATACGTGAGTCTACCGAGCGCTGA